The genomic DNA ttgaaatatataattatgattagtttggtttgttataagttgaaaacaacaaacatttgtatttttagttttaatccaaattaaaatttcattaaaaaaacatcgTTAATAATTTCTAAAGGTTAACCCAATAAAAAGAGCCGAAAGACGGACACGTGAGTACCCAACTTTTCGCTAGTcaatataaattaaagtaaCTATAATCTAACAAATATTGCTACATAAAAAATCCACACACAcaaatgagtattttttttatagatgaaaTGCATACACTATATTGttgcataaaaaaaacttacaccaaaacttattttaataattattcacAAAAAAACAATTCCAATCCAatctatccaaacaacattaataaactaaaatcacttttttgtaattgtatccaaacataaatcacttcaacttcaactcacttttatccaaaatcaattttacaaaatcaattccaTACGCGGtggaaccaaacacacacttactGTTGGTGAGTCAAAATTAATAGCAAGCAAATAACAAGTCTCTCCTAAGAGATATTTTCACTATATACTCATCCAAAATCTTAAAGCTAACATTAGATATATGAGTCATCTTTATTATAAACTAACCCTctattatatataattcatttagTTCATATTATGGTTAATGTAAAACTAACTTCTCTATCATTTAATTCATTATGGTTAATGTGAGTTTTTCACATCATTAGACTTATTCATCACACCTTAGCTTTATCTTTAAGAGTTTATAGCCCAACAATTCACGATTATTGATGAATAAAAAGCTCGATCACTTCACATTTAAACTGTGTGTTAAGCATTTAAGGGTGTTTGTGTGTTGAATgtgattaaattttgaatgaattacACACAATTTCGCTTCCTACTACTGCATCATAATTCCCAATCGTGGTATATTTTTGTAACTCATGAACCGAAGTGAACGAGACGTAACTGATGAAggtattttcaaaagtttaagATGCTGGTAAGCGGTTGAAGGTgcctaaaaatcaattttcaaaattaaatgagACAACTAGCAAATAAGCCCAATAGATTAGCTAGTGCATTTATCACTAACCCGCATGGCCATTATAAtgtagactattactttttccaccctaccTATTTCTCgtgcgccctattttttttagcaaataagccctattttttggattttatattCCAAATTGAGTTTTAGAGTggaaaaataagtttttcaccaattcgaattttataatccgaacacCCCAAAAGATAGGTCGCACTCCTTACTTTTTTCGAATTATAAAATTCGAACACTCCCTAAACACCCTTATTTATGGGAAAAACAattcggattatgtaatccgaactATATCATCACAAATTATAAGCATGTTTGTAATATGGATAGTCAGATTAAGAACTATATTAATCATTCTAACTCTCATCCTTATGTTTTAGGTCATTGTTAGttgttttcattcaaaaatttgGATTTCAGACTACTTGATCAAATTGCTCCAaaacttttccaaaaaattAGAAGGGAAAAAATCAAGGATCAAGACTCCCCTAAAAGGAACTTTTTACGGAACTGTCCCTCAAAATCCAAAGCTTTGTCATTTAGACCCAACATGGTTAGGGAAACAAAAGCATAACAGTCAAAAAAATTCTTCCAATCTCAGCAGAGCAGGACAACATTATTGGCGCAAGTCCATTTGACATTCTTGAAGCCTCACAAGAAGACTTCTAATCTTCGGGACTAGAACCAAGCAAAATGTTGAAACGGTAGAGAAAAACCAAACTTATTTGCATGAATATTTAAAATAGTTGTGTTTAAACACACAAATAATAAGTTGGAAATGAATACCGCATAGATGGAGCAAAATCAAATATCAGCAAAAAATAAACAGACAAATAGTTGTGGTAAAGAGCAATTCTCTTGTATTCTTTAGACTGATGTTATAATTAAATCAACTATTTTACCACAACTATTTGATTTTTACCACAACTATTTTATCTTCGTGTTTATATTCGATGATGTTATGATAAAGGAAGAGCATGCCAAGCCAATGATACTTTGGGTATGTTGCAGTATTTATATGCactttgattattattttttgtttcacatgAATGATGCAtctagtattttaattttaataccTCAACAATTATGTCACTTTATGATTGTAAATGTGTATTGAATATTTTCGCTACAACTTTATGACATTTTGGATGTTGATTTAGTATTGAATGTTGACTGAATTCattttatgacattttaaaCGTTGAGCGTGATTGAAAGTGTTTATACATATTTGTGTGTTAAGTGTGTTGAATGagattaaattttgaatgaattatgGACAATTCAGCTTCTTAGCATCCTAATTTCCAATCGTGGTATCTTTTTGTAGCTCATGAACCGAAGATAACGAGACATAACTCCTGGTGGAGTCGTGGAGGTGTTTTCGATAGTTTAAGGTGCGTAAGCAATTGAAGGTgcctaaaaatcaattttcaagataaagTGAGACCAACTAGCAAATAAGCCCAATAGATTTGCTAGTGCGTTTAACATTGACCCACATGGTCATTATAATgtatgaaaattgcttttctcacATATAAAGTTTCATAAAAACACAAGGAAATGACGTTTTTGCTCTaatggtagttaactatcgaTCGATCTTTaaggcggtagttaactaccgttcaacatatacaacttaaaaaaagaaaaagaaaaaaaaatcaaactgtAGTTATCTACCGTGGAGCAAgaaattttatgtttatgaaCAGTAACATTGACTTTCCATTATGCAACAACACCTATTTTCCCGTTGGAAAATTTTACATGAACACCTTTTATTCATACACCCAATTGTACACCCCATatattagggatattttggtaaattTATCTCACAACtacactttatcttctatttgtgtGGAGTTCAGATTGCCACGTGTTAGAATCTTGTGTGGGTGTAAAGAATGTATTGTCACATAGGGTGgtacatgtatcaccactctTTCCCGTTTTTATACAAATGGTAGGCACTATTGGATTAGACATATCATAAATCTGACATGACTTGTTAATAGAACATATAATAAGGTAtaataaatgtataaatttcATTAGACATTGCGGCTTCTCTGCAACTATTTATTACACATTAGTTCAGTTGATCAATAACTTCACCCCTGTCATGCATACATATCTCCTCCAATTTGGTTTGTTACACAAAAGTAATAGTAAAATGAGTGTGCGCGCGAGGTGCCATTATAAGCCCTTCTAATACGAGACCTTGAACTCTTGTACTTCAAAGTCGTTGTTACGGttcaaaaaaatagttttcCTTGCTCCACAGTTAGGGATGATaatgggtacccaatgggtAGGATACTACAGTGCCGGTCCCTATACctgcatttataaaaaatactcgtacccgtgcccgtaccttcgtgggcaacaactttagtcccATTCCTTATACCCTATGGGTAcctaagtgcccatacccgcacccattacccgcactttaactatgaaaaaacaaaaaaaaaaacatcacaaatgaaataaaactacgatcccaattttttaaaattaactcataaaataatatgaatcgtggtatttagtcaaatagaaaacatccaaaatatccctaaaaaattatacaccggcatgatggagttgttattgtattaagcagTTGTTTGATTTAAGTTTAGATTTAGgattaaatagctaaataaataaattatttatacataaaaaataaataaataatttatgatattatataaatatgtatatgcggggttgcgggtctgggcagtatagtacccttacccgtgcccatacccatttAATTTGGTGGGTATTACCCATATCCGTGCCCAAACCCataaaagcggggttttaccctacccaccgtaggtattttttgcgggtaccCATTGAATCTGGGTCCAATTGTCATCCCTATCcatggtagttaactatcgttggAGACAAAAACGTCATTtccatatatttttaagaaaaaaacacatgtgagaaaagcaattttcataaTGTAttccaaagaaaaataatatttgtaggATTTTGATGGATATACTCCAAgactaattattaatataattatataccctacatttttatattttaccttacacttttaacttttaatgcgcatattattatttagaaaataggcttaaatatgattttggtccctgcaaatatagccaatttggattttggtccctggtaaaaaaaaaatttgaaatcaatccctgcaaaattttttgttttttaaaaaggtcattCGCCCCACTTTCTTGCCTATGTGTCAGATTTTTGCTTACGTGTCACCTGCTGACTGTTCAAATTTGCATAGGTGGCAGCCAtgtcatttaaaaaacaatttttaaaaaacaaaaaacatatttacttaataaaaattaaaacaaataatttttattaatttaaaataaatatgtaattaaAGAATTGTAGGGTTTCTCATTTCCCCCTTTTCTTCTCCTTCCATCGTTAAATCTCAATCTTCTTCTCCCATTGTTCCATCTTCTTCTCAATCGTTCCATCCATCATCATTCTTTCCTTCAATCGCCGTTCCTTCTCTTCTTCATTCTGTTCTTCCTACCTGACGTTGTTCTTCAGTTTTCATCAACCAGAAATGTCAAGTAGCAGAGGTGGGTATTCAGGAAGTAGAGGGTCACAGTCGTATTCGATTTCAAGAAATGGAGCAAGTCACAGTCAAGGTCGTCGTCGCAGTCACTATCGTATCTCGAAAAATGAGGTTGATTCGTTGCCAGTTATGCTACCAGCTTGTGGCTGCACTTTACCAATGAAGGCTTACATTGCCAACACTGACGCGAATCAAGGTCGGATGTTTTGGAGGTGTCGTAATTGGAACAACAAGGTGAGATTATGCAGAAATTACTTGTTTCATTAATGTATTGCTGTCCTGTTTTGTGATTAATTATGTACTGGATTTATTCAACAGAATATGTGTACCTGCAACTTGTACATCTGGGACGATGATATTATACCTGGTGTTACAACAATGATCGAAGTTACACCGGCAATAGATAGGTCAATGGATGGAAGGGAAAATCAAGTTTGCAGCAAATGTGAAAACATTGATGAAGTCATGAAGGCATTCGAGTCGAATGAAATTGCGAaatggaagacaaaatatggaGATGAGAATAAGAAGGTTAAATGGATGTCATTGATCATGATCATTAGCTGGGTTTTCTTTGTATGGTTTGAAAAATTTTAGATGGTTGTTTGGGTTAAGTAGGCTGGCTTTGTTTAGGTTGTTAAGAAGTTATATTAGTGTGTTTGTAATTTGATGTTTTAGTATCTTGATTTTTAAGTATCTTTATGTTTAAGTATTCATGTGTAAGAACTTTAATGTACCTATATGGttaattgaatgaaaaagttTCATTGTGTTCATTGTGTTATTTTGTCATTGCCTAAGCCATGAATGCAACTGTTGCAATCTATGACTCTGAATAAGCCTTAACAGATAcagcaaaaaagtaaaaacaccTTAGGCATCTAAAATAAAAGCAACTGTTATAGAGAAAATACCAAATAGGTATATACATCAAAAAAGGCACTGTCATAAGCCATTACATACAAAATAGAGGCATTGTCTGAAGCCATTGCATCAAAATGTGGCGTTGTATGAAGCCATTACATCAAAATGTGGCATTGTATGAAGCCATTGTATCAAAAAAAGGCACTATCATAAGCCATTACATACAAAATAAGGCATTGTCTAAAGCCATTACATCAAAATGTGGCGTTGTATGAAGCCATTACATCAAAATGTGGCATTGTATGAAGCCATTGTATCAAAAAAAGGCACTATCATAAGCCATTACATACAAAATAAGGCATTGTCTAAAGCCATTACATCAAAATAAGCCATTACATCAGCTAGTTCTCCTGAGTGAGTTCCCCATTATCTTCTACTCCAACTTCAATAGGATTTGATTCAATAGTTCCTGGTGCACCTTCCTTTGGTTGTGGTCCAAAGTAACATGTCCTCCCACTCCTTCTAAGATGATTGAAATTGTAAACTGGGACTTTGGAAGTTGGCTTTGAAGTAGATCCTTCACAACAAGTCCTTCCTTTCCATGTCAAGTTGGTGGCTGCCTTCTTTCTTAGTTGAGTAACATCATAGATTATCTCTGATTTTTtctatgaattaaaaataaagataatgtTAGATTAATTCATCAAAGATATTAATACAAAAAGTAAAACATCATGTTAGATCAACCTTTGATGGAGGTGCAGGTGGATTTGCAGGCTTAGCAGGGTTAGCAGCAGGCTTAGCAGGCTTGTTTGGTTTTGAGGTTGTGTTTGCAGGCTTAGCAGATGGCTTGTTTGTGTTAGCATGCGGTTTAGCAGGCTTTCTAGCAGGTCCAACAATGATAGAATCTGGAATGTTAGGTTCAGCAGTGTTGTCTGGTTCAGCAGGTCCATTTGTAGTGTTGTCTGGTTCAGCAATGATAGGTTCTGGAATGTTAGGTTTAGCAGTGTTGTCTGGTTCAGCAGGTCCATTTGCAGTGATGTCTGGTTCAGCAATGATAGGTTCAGCAGTGATTGGTTCCACAGTTGTTGCATTCCTTGGTGGCTTCCTCTGTTAAAGTTCCCAAACCATAATTGATTAGAAGTTTACAATACATAAAgattattcaaaaatattattgtaactgtaatcacaattttaccttcCTTTTCTGTGCATCTGGATTAACAACTTGACTTTTGCATGATCTGTTATTATGTCCTGACTGACCACACTTTGTGCATCTGTATCTAGTACATTGCCTCTTGTATTTTCTGCCATTTCCATCTTCATCAGGTTCtcttcttcttaatttttttggcCTTCCAGGTCCTCTCTTATAAGCAGGTGGCAACATCTCTTCCACATCCACATTTGGCCACATATCTTCACCATTAAGTGCACTTACACCATAACTATAGCATCTTTCATAGGTTGCTCTAGCATAACAGTCATCAACATAATCCTCAGGTCTCTGAGACCTTTTACCCATTGCAGCAATAGCATGTCTACATGGAATACCTACTAGCTGCCAGAAGTTACAAGTACAAGTTCTTTTCCCAATATCAACTATGTACTGATATCCACCATATAATTTATGCACTTCATATTCATTATCTATTCTCCAAATGACCCTCCAGTTTCCACTAAATTCAATTTCAACATTTAGTCTTTTCCTAGGCATTGGCATTATCCTATGTTGCCATGAAGAAAGTTTATACCTAATTGTTGAAATTCTATTAATAAGATATGTTCTAATCCACTCACACATGGTAATGGGTGGCTTATCTCTTGCACACAGTATTGTGGAATTAAAAGTTTCTGACAAGTTGTTCATCAAAACATCACACTTAGAGTAATAATTAAAAGCATGCTTACACCAAAGCTTAGTAGGATGCTGCATCAACCACTCCCATGCTCCCAAATCAAGTGCCTTTAGTTCTTGCATCTTTTGCTCCCAGGCCTGGTAATATGTTGCTTTGGCTGCCCCCATCATTAAGTCTCTAATAGCAGTACCTCCTCCAAACTTTTTCTTAAAGTTTGCATATAGGTGCCTCAGACAAAGTCTATGCTCACAAACTTCAAGTAACTCATCAAATATAGACATaagtcccttaaaaaaaaacacaaccatGAAGAGGTAAGAATATAATAGaaatatataacaaattaattaaaattgacaaAGAGTAACTAAATTTTACCTTTTGTTGATCTGAAATAAAGACCCATCTCTTCTCAGTACCAATATCATCAAGTAACAGGGTCAAAAACCACCTCCATGATTCTTTGTTCTCAACTTCAACAATGCCAAACGCAAGAGGATAATATTGGTCATTAGCATCTCTGCCTACTGCTATCAACAATTGACCACCATATTGTGTCTTCAAGTGACATCCATCCACACCTATGAAGGGTCTACAACCATTCAAGAACCCTTGCTTACagccttcaaaacaaaaatagaaagatCCAAATCTAGGCTGAAGTGTTGGTCCAACTCTTTCAACATTTATTTTCACTGTGTTCTTCTCTGAAGCTCTATGAATCTCAGCTGCATATCTCCATAAGTTAGAGTATTGTTTTGTAGCATTACCATCAATGATTTCCCTGGCTATCATCTTAGCTTTCCATGCCCTCCCAAATGTTATTCCCACACCATAATCCCTCCTCATGTCATCCATTATAGTGAAGACCCTCAAGTCTTCATTAGACATCAAAGCTGGCACAACAGCTTTTGACACCCACTTGGATGTGGCAGATCTATTTTCACCTACTTTAAGACATGTGTGGTCCCCATCCCATGTCTTAATCCTATAAGTGTGTTGGCCATTCACTTGACTACATAAAGCCAAAAACATACAGTCCTCCATTTCCCTCTTTTTACAAACCACTCTACATCTTATCAAGTCATTTTTCACAAACTTTATCTCATATCCATTTAATACCGTCCATTCAATTATTGCTTCTTTGAACTCCTTAGTAGAACTGAACTCCATTCCAACCTTGAACTGAAATGTCTTACAAAGTTGTGTCTTTCTAAACCTTTCATATTTAGGACCTTTCTCCCTATCAGAATCATCAGGGTCACTGCTACCCAACTCATCACTTTCATAATCACCATCAATTTGAACATCATCTAATAGAGAAGGACCTTTACATGCACTTGCAACTgttgtctttttctttgttggatTTTTGCATGCTCTCCTTTTCACCCTATATTCTTTACCTTCAATCATCACTCTATTTGTTCCATTCATAGGTAGGGAATATTCCAATCCAAAACCATCATCCAAACCCAAacctttttcatcttcactatCATCAAGTGTAACACCTCTGAccttgttataccctgtttttggacctaaaaatactgggcccaatttcattttcaaactttgtcaattatcaaatttcaactgcacagttcaattgTCTCTGcttcgcagtattttcaatcacaattttacctatgtttttcttgcataaaaccttttcaaaatgtctttacttgtcttgtaagtcattcaaaactgtctctgaatcattacattgctttttctacagtttatttcaaaatttgcaaaaagtcatacagaagggtattttggtcatttcctgcagtgggacccattttcatccttgtgactgtctctgagtctttttaaattcatttttaactttccatcagtaaaccttgctaatttcatttcaaacttgcatctgagtcagtgtcgagtcaatttggctctgtttaggtcatttttagccctaggggcattttggtcatttcacataaaattttggcatggggaggttactttgaagtacctcatttaggccattggttcgttttagtccgttttgtcagttttatttttgtttcactttacgtttggtcaaattacgtttttttttcaaattttattttttattgcattttggtccctcaattgaggtcccaaaattgcatttttgtccaaactgttttttttatttcatttcaagctttttttttaattttgcagtttagtcctcaatttctttgtttttgcagaaaggtccagaaTCCATTTTAAGTCCAAGCCGTGCCATCTTcatacaaatccaggtgtcactatcctattggttccaatgcacacatgtcagctataaaagcagtGAGTCAGAGTCAAAGCCATTGATCAcacgccacctcaacaaacagagaactctctctctctcttagcagttacagatcaaaacagaaatcatcaagaacacagaacaaaaatccaaaccctagatttccagaaaaccaaaaaatcatcaaaattcattgaattttccattgattctcagagattcctgaggaatcatcatcatagaaccaattcctctgcaattcaagcgCAGCTCCGTCACCGTTTGGCAACGAATCCAGGCGCGATCACAGAGATAacagtgagaagaagagggaaagaaaacgaagaagattgaaccggtggagaagaagaagaaggtgaatcAGTGAAGAAACACCGTGTTGTTTCCAGTTTCAAAGCAACAAAGTCACAAAAGAACCAGATCAAAGTTTCCAGAAGCTCTTCCTACAGAGTCTCCGAAtcgaaaatcacaggtaaacaacttcaacatcattttctttgaaaaaagcaTGAATTAGTGAAATAAAACAAACCAAATCCAaagatttccagaattcaaagccaaggccgtaaccgtaaacataaaacctagatccataaggatctaagttttgaaagcaagaacgcaTACCAGAAAATCaatcaaacgacgaaacgatgtaaatctttaaagatctaaacgtttttgttcaaaaaaatcaaaaaaatcatttcaaaaccgtatgagttttttcaagatctacgtcgtttcaaactgattttgaagaaataattgctggattcgtgtttagggttaaaggacgaatcattTGGTGTAAAACTCTTTGAGTTCTGGAAAATTTGGTCACCGGAAACTGCTtgatctcgccggagaagatgaagtttccggcggaccttcaaggtctccgccgtagcttcatctaCTCCGGTGGTGAAggttagagagaggtgagagaagagagaagacttagagagagaaaggggtgaACAAAGTGAGCTGGACCGGTGTCCTTACGTTTATATAGACacctggaccggtccggttcatttTGGTTTCCTTTTTGGACCGTAGgatctaggttttttttcttttgaatggctgtgatgcgTTTGTTACCATATGCTTGATCTACGTTACCATGCGCTGCGtgttttgaaccgttagatctggatccggatcaatccaacgcctctgaggcctttggatgatccaggtccagtctgttttgggttttggtttggggCCTCAGTTTTCTTTACGTTTTGCTATTCCTGTGCTATTCACACCCCTATTTTTTTTGCTACctgcacctatgtcttgattaaaattatgataaaattcctagaaaaattcatacatgtttcttgatattttcttagtgtttttatgacattattgcacattaaggatctatgaaaattttgtataattaattcatagcattttaattctctttgaattatttgttatggattcttcttcacacatttgtccttgatgtgagaacatgtaataaaagctacttgatgtgttaatatgagagatttgtgcctataatttcatgttgatttgctgttttgatttggttcataagttcttgattttatgaacaatatatccatattttgaaagatataaaatgccaagtttattctagaaaatatggcatgaaaccatgcttgcatgtttccaataattccatgctataacttgagataaagaaaactctttcaaaatttgttaaagcatgagaattagaggccaagaatgctttaggtttcatacctaagtttttagggtttaatgtcattttgttaactttttgtgccatcttgcatgcttttatttcttagtacttgttatgttttttttccacTAACGAGTTTACGTTGGTACTTCATACATATCATTTAGCATTCCATTTCCTTTCTTTTACATAGTTTAGTTTCTTTGcattcattttttacttttatttggaattgtaatatttaggtaggtgttatcttttatatttcatgcaaagaccatagaatgtatctaggacaatgtaaaagGGACTATGGACTCTattgatgtacaccgacacgagcaccgacactcACACACGGTGTATGACATTcgtttagatgtatgattaGGGAATGCGAGtacttagaaaatatttttttcgtaAAGCAAACCAAGTTCCATAattctagtttttttctttaaaatgaaCTTTGGGGTCAAAACTCCTTTGAtgtttccttttactttcttaagAAAATTCCAAATGAACCTTAAGTGACTTAGactattttattaagtaaaatTGGACAAACTTCACATTTTTTACTTCTCAAGCCTTTAAGGCCTCCTTTCCcttcttcaaaaaatcattttcaaactttaaaaaatcaaatagcaacacattaaaattttcttcaaatcaactaaaagataaaaagtcttacaacttctctccccccattcttaactaaataaacctcccattttcaaaagtaagtaaaaataagcgtgaatatagacttaggaaaacggctcctatagaggactatagttactccgggtgcctaacaccttcccgtagtaaaaccgacccccgaacctagaatctaagggtttttctcaattttgcccttcccaagaaaaaatagagaatatcaacggtcaaaaggttcaagtccaattaatggcttggcacccaaaaaccatgataacagaccTCATCCTCCTCACTACTTGAAACTCCAGTATCATATGTTACATCTTCCTCTTCATTCTCAACAACCTTTTCCTTCCCCTTATCCTTACACATAACCTCTGCACCAGACCTTACATGCTCTGCACC from Medicago truncatula cultivar Jemalong A17 chromosome 8, MtrunA17r5.0-ANR, whole genome shotgun sequence includes the following:
- the LOC112417158 gene encoding uncharacterized protein → MSVTVGFHHGGSFVRDWLNKDGVESVIDVDADKFCYFEAKGIVDELVKQHMYGEDYRLWWQVDEEVGFKLFRLDEVANEIMKYAARKRCKVTIYVEHDVVDKDADVRLPRCVDGDMLDRDVDVRSGAEHVRSGAEVMCKDKGKEKVVENEEEDVTYDTGVSSSEEDEVCYHGPKTGYNKVRGVTLDDSEDEKGLGLDDGFGLEYSLPMNGTNRVMIEGKEYRVKRRACKNPTKKKTTVASACKGPSLLDDVQIDGDYESDELGSSDPDDSDREKGPKYERFRKTQLCKTFQFKVGMEFSSTKEFKEAIIEWTVLNGYEIKFVKNDLIRCRVVCKKREMEDCMFLALCSQVNGQHTYRIKTWDGDHTCLKVGENRSATSKWVSKAVVPALMSNEDLRVFTIMDDMRRDYGVGITFGRAWKAKMIAREIIDGNATKQYSNLWRYAAEIHRASEKNTVKINVERVGPTLQPRFGSFYFCFEGCKQGFLNGCRPFIGVDGCHLKTQYGGQLLIAVGRDANDQYYPLAFGIVEVENKESWRWFLTLLLDDIGTEKRWVFISDQQKGLMSIFDELLEVCEHRLCLRHLYANFKKKFGGGTAIRDLMMGAAKATYYQAWEQKMQELKALDLGAWEWLMQHPTKLWCKHAFNYYSKCDVLMNNLSETFNSTILCARDKPPITMCEWIRTYLINRISTIRYKLSSWQHRIMPMPRKRLNVEIEFSGNWRVIWRIDNEYEVHKLYGGYQYIVDIGKRTCTCNFWQLVGIPCRHAIAAMGKRSQRPEDYVDDCYARATYERCYSYGVSALNGEDMWPNVDVEEMLPPAYKRGPGRPKKLRRREPDEDGNGRKYKRQCTRYRCTKCGQSGHNNRSCKSQVVNPDAQKRKRKPPRNATTVEPITAEPIIAEPDITANGPAEPDNTAKPNIPEPIIAEPDNTTNGPAEPDNTAEPNIPDSIIVGPARKPAKPHANTNKPSAKPANTTSKPNKPAKPAANPAKPANPPAPPSKKKSEIIYDVTQLRKKAATNLTWKGRTCCEGSTSKPTSKVPVYNFNHLRRSGRTCYFGPQPKEGAPGTIESNPIEVGVEDNGELTQEN